The following coding sequences are from one Candidatus Hydrogenedens sp. window:
- the dnaJ gene encoding molecular chaperone DnaJ: MVRGKDLYEILGVPKNASQDEIRRAYLKLAHKYHPDKTGGDKEAEEKLKEINAAYDILKNPEKRAQYDRYGTVDGQPFDMGNFTGGFRGFTEGFGEGFESPFDDLFDMIFGSGTRRTGRRSNAQRGNDVQTTLTITLKEAATGARKKVRYSCKEPCSECHGTGAEPGSKMEVCPQCGGTGQIRASHGFFSITRTCPQCRGEGKYISRPCIHCGGQGRISSTRETEINIPPGVDVGTTLRSVGDGEAGIGGGPPGDLYVHLQIKEHPLFERKGSDLYCEVPVTLSQAISGTVIKAPTLIDGMIDLTIPEGTQSGDLLRKKGLGMPHLNNRGRGDLYYKIVVEIPVRLSKHQQDLLRELDDLANSKNYPKYWKFRELKEQKFD; encoded by the coding sequence ATGGTTCGTGGTAAAGATTTATATGAAATATTAGGTGTCCCGAAGAATGCTTCGCAGGACGAAATTCGTCGTGCCTACTTAAAATTAGCACATAAATACCACCCGGACAAAACCGGGGGCGACAAAGAGGCAGAAGAAAAATTAAAAGAAATCAATGCAGCGTATGATATTCTGAAAAATCCCGAGAAAAGGGCACAATATGACCGTTACGGCACAGTAGATGGACAACCTTTTGATATGGGAAACTTCACGGGCGGTTTCCGTGGGTTTACAGAAGGCTTCGGAGAAGGTTTTGAGTCGCCCTTTGATGATTTATTTGATATGATTTTTGGCTCCGGCACCCGTCGAACAGGGCGACGGAGCAATGCTCAGCGCGGTAATGATGTTCAAACTACATTAACAATAACATTAAAAGAAGCCGCCACAGGAGCCAGGAAAAAAGTTCGCTATTCATGCAAAGAACCATGTAGCGAATGCCATGGAACCGGTGCAGAACCCGGTTCAAAAATGGAAGTTTGTCCCCAATGTGGAGGCACGGGACAAATACGGGCTTCCCATGGATTTTTCAGCATTACACGAACCTGTCCTCAATGTCGGGGAGAGGGGAAATACATATCACGCCCCTGTATTCATTGTGGAGGTCAGGGAAGAATTTCTTCCACACGGGAAACGGAAATTAATATTCCACCGGGTGTAGATGTTGGAACAACTTTGCGTTCCGTAGGTGATGGTGAAGCAGGAATAGGAGGAGGTCCACCAGGTGATTTATATGTCCATTTACAGATAAAAGAACATCCTTTGTTTGAACGCAAAGGCAGTGATTTGTATTGTGAAGTTCCTGTAACCTTATCCCAGGCTATCTCCGGAACCGTGATTAAAGCACCTACTCTTATTGATGGTATGATTGACCTTACTATTCCTGAAGGCACACAATCCGGTGACCTTTTAAGAAAAAAAGGATTGGGAATGCCTCATTTGAATAATCGCGGTAGGGGTGACCTATACTATAAAATCGTAGTTGAGATACCTGTTCGCTTATCCAAACACCAGCAAGACCTGCTTCGAGAATTGGACGATTTAGCCAATTCTAAAAATTATCCCAAATATTGGAAGTTCCGCGAATTAAAAGAACAAAAATTTGATTAA
- the dnaK gene encoding molecular chaperone DnaK produces MRKVIGIDLGTTNSCVAVMEGGEPVVIANAEGNRTTPSVVGFTKDGERLVGAIAKRQAITNPQNTVFSIKRFMGRRYHEATEEIKRVPYKVTEAPNGDCQVEIHGKTYKPPEISAMILQKMKETAETYLGTKVTQAVITVPAYFNDSQRQATKDAGKIAGLEVLRIINEPTAAALAYGLNKKKNEKIAVYDLGGGTFDISILAIGDDSFEVLSTNGDTHLGGDDFDQRIIDWLANEFLKDQGIDLRKDPMALQRLKEAAEKAKCELSTTMTTDINLPFISADASGPKHLNYTLTRAKLEQLCDDLLQRTKGPCLQALQDAGLKASDIDEVILVGGMTRMPAVIRIVQDLFGKEPHRGVNPDEVVAVGAAIQGGVLAGEVKDILLLDVTPLSLGIETLGGVCTKLIERNTTIPVNKRQIFTTASDNQTSVTIHVLQGEREMARDNRTLGRFDLVGIPPAPRGIPQIEVTFDIDANGILHVSAKDLATGKEQKIRIESSSGLTEEEIQKMVKDAEQHAEEDKRRRKEIEVRNNADSLLYSTEKLLKEYGDKVSASEKSDVESALEELRKALAGDRIEDIESAMNKVTSTTHKLSEAMYRAATQAKGPSAEQTTQTSSDSGNTSSNEEGGQRVVDV; encoded by the coding sequence ATGAGAAAAGTTATAGGAATTGATTTAGGAACAACAAATTCCTGTGTTGCGGTGATGGAAGGTGGCGAGCCTGTAGTCATTGCCAATGCAGAAGGAAACCGTACTACTCCTTCAGTAGTCGGCTTCACAAAGGATGGAGAACGATTGGTAGGTGCAATTGCAAAACGGCAAGCAATTACCAATCCCCAAAATACAGTATTTTCAATTAAACGCTTTATGGGTCGTCGCTATCATGAAGCAACAGAAGAAATTAAGCGTGTCCCATATAAGGTAACTGAAGCCCCAAATGGAGACTGTCAGGTAGAAATTCACGGCAAGACCTACAAACCCCCTGAGATTTCTGCGATGATACTTCAAAAAATGAAGGAAACAGCAGAAACCTATTTAGGTACAAAAGTTACCCAGGCTGTTATCACTGTCCCCGCCTATTTTAATGACTCCCAAAGACAGGCAACCAAAGATGCTGGTAAAATTGCAGGCCTGGAAGTATTGAGGATAATTAACGAGCCCACAGCAGCAGCTCTGGCTTACGGATTGAATAAGAAAAAGAATGAGAAAATAGCCGTTTACGATTTAGGTGGTGGAACTTTTGATATCTCAATCCTGGCTATCGGTGATGACAGTTTCGAAGTATTGAGTACAAACGGAGATACACATTTAGGTGGTGATGATTTTGACCAGCGTATAATAGACTGGTTAGCCAACGAATTTTTGAAAGACCAGGGTATAGATTTGCGAAAAGACCCGATGGCGTTGCAGAGATTAAAAGAAGCAGCAGAAAAAGCAAAGTGTGAATTATCCACTACAATGACCACAGATATTAACCTGCCCTTTATTTCAGCAGACGCCTCAGGTCCGAAACACTTAAACTATACCCTGACACGGGCAAAATTAGAGCAACTTTGTGATGATTTGCTCCAAAGAACAAAAGGACCCTGCTTGCAAGCATTACAAGACGCTGGATTAAAAGCAAGTGATATTGACGAGGTTATTCTTGTCGGTGGTATGACACGCATGCCCGCTGTAATACGCATTGTTCAAGACCTCTTTGGAAAAGAACCTCACCGAGGTGTAAACCCGGATGAAGTAGTCGCTGTAGGTGCCGCCATTCAAGGAGGCGTCCTCGCAGGAGAAGTAAAAGATATCTTATTGCTGGATGTTACTCCCTTGTCATTAGGTATCGAAACTTTAGGTGGCGTTTGCACCAAGTTAATAGAACGAAACACAACAATCCCTGTAAACAAACGGCAAATATTCACTACTGCTTCAGATAACCAAACTTCTGTAACTATTCATGTACTGCAGGGAGAGCGTGAAATGGCAAGGGATAACCGCACATTAGGTCGTTTTGACCTTGTGGGTATTCCGCCAGCACCACGAGGTATCCCACAAATCGAAGTAACATTTGATATTGATGCCAATGGCATTTTACATGTTTCCGCCAAAGACCTCGCTACCGGTAAAGAACAAAAAATTCGTATTGAAAGTTCCAGTGGACTAACGGAAGAAGAAATTCAAAAGATGGTAAAAGATGCAGAACAGCATGCAGAAGAGGATAAAAGACGGCGTAAAGAAATAGAAGTACGAAACAATGCGGACTCGCTGTTGTATAGCACTGAGAAACTCTTGAAAGAATACGGTGATAAAGTTTCTGCCAGTGAAAAATCCGATGTAGAATCTGCTCTAGAAGAATTGCGTAAAGCATTAGCGGGAGACCGTATTGAAGATATTGAATCTGCAATGAATAAGGTAACTTCCACTACTCATAAATTGTCAGAAGCCATGTATCGTGCCGCAACTCAGGCAAAAGGTCCTTCTGCAGAACAAACAACACAGACTTCCTCTGACAGTGGAAACACTTCATCCAATGAGGAAGGTGGTCAACGCGTTGTAGATGTATAA